A genomic window from Sorex araneus isolate mSorAra2 chromosome 2, mSorAra2.pri, whole genome shotgun sequence includes:
- the PTGER1 gene encoding prostaglandin E2 receptor EP1 subtype, with protein MSPCGPLNRSLAGEATPCAGPGAPNASSGPTPGAGGASPALPIFSMTLGAVSNVLALALLAQAAGRLRRRRSTATFVLFVASLLATDLAGHVIPGALVLRLYAAGRAPAGAACHFLGGCMVFFGLCPLLLGCGMAVERCVGVTQPLLHAASVSAARARLAVAALAAVPLAVALLPAARLGRYEPQYPGTWCFIGLGPAGGWGQALLPGLFAGLGLAALLVALACNTLSGLALLRARWRRRPPTAAPHLQRRQRRHAPARGLRSASASSTSSALSASAGSGRALSQGSTRRARAHDVEMVGQLVGIMLVSCVCWSPLLVLVALAVGGWASSSLQRQLFLAVRLASWNQILDPWVYILLRQAVLRQVLRLLPPRASATDSPAGLCLTRSTWEASSLRSSRHSALSHF; from the exons GCGAGGCCACCCCATGCGCGGGACCGGGAGCCCCCAATGCGTCGTCCGGGCCGACCCCTGGCGCAGGGGGCGCGTCGCCGGCGCTGCCTATCTTCTCCATGACGCTGGGCGCCGTGTCCAACGTGCTGGCGCTGGCGCTGCTGGCACAAGCCGCGGGCCGGCTGCGGCGCCGCCGCTCGACTGCCACCTTCGTGCTGTTCGTGGCCAGCCTGCTGGCCACCGACCTGGCGGGCCACGTGATCCCGGGCGCGCTGGTGCTACGCCTGTACGCGGCGGGCCGCGCGCCGGCCGGGGCCGCCTGCCACTTCCTGGGCGGGTGCATGGTCTTCTTCGGCCTGTGCCCACTGCTGCTGGGCTGCGGCATGGCCGTGGAGCGCTGCGTGGGGGTGACGCAGCCGCTGCTGCACGCGGCAAGCGTCTCAGCGGCCCGCGCGCGCCTGGCCGTGGCCGCCCTGGCCGCGGTGCCCTTGGCCGTGGCGCTGCTGCCTGCGGCGCGCTTGGGCCGCTACGAGCCGCAGTACCCGGGCACGTGGTGCTTCATCGGGCTGGGCCCCGCGGGCGGCTGGGGCCAGGCGCTGCTCCCCGGGCTCTTCGCCGGCCTCGGCCTGGCCGCGCTGCTAGTCGCGCTCGCGTGCAACACGCTCAGCGGCCTGGCCCTGCTGCGCGCCCGCTGGCGCCGCCGACCCCCGACGGCCGCGCCCCATCTCCAACGCCGCCAACGCCGCCACGCGCCGGCCCGCGGCCTCCGCTCGGCCTCCGCCTCGTCCACCTCGTCGGCGCTCTCGGCCTCCGCCGGCTCAGGCCGCGCCCTGAGCCAGGGCTCAACGCGCCGGGCCCGCGCGCACGACGTGGAGATGGTGGGCCAGCTCGTGGGCATCATGCTGGTGTCGTGCGTCTGCTGGAGCCCCCTGCTG GTGCTGGTGGCGCTGGCCGTTGGGGGCTGGGCCTCCAGCTCCCTGCAGCGGCAGCTGTTTCTGGCCGTGCGCCTCGCCTCTTGGAACCAGATCCTGGACCCCTGGGTGTACATCCTGCTGCGTCAGGCGGTGCTCCGCCAAGTGCTCCGCCTGCTGCCCCCCAGGGCCAGTGCCACGGACAGCCCTGCGGGGCTCTGCCTGACCAGGAGCACCTGGGAAGCCAGCTCCCTCCGCAGCTCGCGGCACAGTGCCCTCAGCCACTTCTAG